The proteins below come from a single Eubacterium limosum genomic window:
- a CDS encoding electron transfer flavoprotein subunit beta/FixA family protein, which yields MKIIVCIKQVPALSEASMDKEKGVLVRTGENKLNPYDLPAIETALRLREALGGAVTALTMGPESAEQALRTALAMTADHACLMSDRAFAGADVLMTARTLAQGIKALGGADLIICGQQTTDGDTAQVPFSLAEQLNIPVIGWVREIVSASEDWLEVRQELTGRTCRVSGGLPLVLAVNPTICEARVTGLRAKLKAGRQEIQRLVLGDLEQQDSETYGLSGSPTRVVRLFQPETTAKNPVLELTDSQGAALLLDVWKSVKEADE from the coding sequence ATGAAAATAATCGTGTGTATCAAACAGGTTCCGGCGCTGTCAGAAGCCAGCATGGACAAAGAAAAGGGCGTGCTGGTGCGGACCGGCGAAAATAAGCTCAATCCCTATGACCTGCCGGCCATCGAGACGGCCCTCCGGCTGAGAGAGGCCCTGGGCGGAGCGGTAACAGCGCTGACCATGGGGCCGGAGTCGGCTGAACAGGCGCTGCGCACCGCTCTGGCCATGACTGCGGACCACGCCTGCCTCATGAGCGACCGGGCCTTTGCGGGGGCCGACGTGCTCATGACAGCCCGGACGCTGGCCCAGGGGATTAAGGCCCTGGGCGGGGCAGACCTGATCATCTGCGGACAGCAGACCACCGACGGCGATACGGCCCAGGTGCCCTTTTCGCTGGCGGAGCAGCTGAATATTCCGGTCATTGGCTGGGTGCGTGAGATCGTGAGCGCTTCAGAGGATTGGCTGGAGGTCCGCCAGGAGCTGACCGGAAGGACCTGCCGGGTGTCCGGTGGGCTGCCCCTGGTGCTGGCTGTCAACCCGACTATCTGTGAAGCGCGGGTGACAGGGCTGCGGGCTAAGCTGAAAGCAGGCAGGCAGGAAATACAAAGGCTGGTTCTGGGGGATTTGGAGCAGCAGGACAGTGAAACCTATGGGCTCTCAGGCTCACCCACCCGGGTGGTACGCCTGTTTCAGCCGGAGACAACGGCCAAAAATCCGGTTCTGGAGCTGACAGACAGCCAGGGTGCGGCGCTCTTGCTGGATGTGTGGAAAAGCGTGAAGGAGGCGGACGAGTGA
- a CDS encoding electron transfer flavoprotein subunit alpha/FixB family protein, with translation MRTALIYLQENPGGLHPVCAELAAKAAELADDTAGVLICRELTGELMAALQSSGLSRVYLYTLPAVSVFRQEAHRAAVTDCVRRLKPEILLFGATLEGRSLAPMIGAAFKTGVTADCTELSLNSEGQLIQTRPAFGGRIMASILTRTARPQIATVRQGVFRAQPQAAGDCEIILCQLPGELRPRLQTGDDGAAPVLEQGRRPVVVAVGGGLKDKADLALFEQLAQKLDADLMCSRVLVERGFLPQGRQIGLSGSAISAELLLCFGISGSVQFLSGVKGVKRLCAVNEDREAEIMKNADYPVLGDLYGVARAMLAAAGD, from the coding sequence GTGAGGACAGCGTTAATCTATTTACAGGAGAACCCCGGCGGACTGCACCCGGTATGTGCGGAGCTGGCGGCAAAGGCCGCAGAGCTGGCAGATGATACCGCTGGTGTGCTTATCTGCAGGGAACTGACCGGGGAGCTTATGGCGGCGCTGCAGAGTAGCGGCCTGAGCCGGGTTTACCTTTACACGCTTCCGGCCGTTTCCGTATTTCGGCAGGAGGCGCACAGGGCGGCTGTAACAGACTGTGTACGAAGGCTGAAGCCTGAAATCCTGCTCTTTGGAGCGACCCTTGAGGGGCGTTCCCTTGCCCCCATGATCGGGGCGGCCTTTAAGACAGGGGTGACGGCAGACTGTACAGAGCTTTCGCTAAACAGCGAGGGCCAGCTGATACAGACCCGTCCGGCCTTTGGCGGCCGCATCATGGCCAGTATTCTGACCAGAACCGCGCGCCCCCAGATCGCCACAGTGCGCCAGGGCGTGTTCAGGGCGCAGCCCCAAGCGGCCGGGGACTGCGAGATCATCCTCTGCCAGCTGCCCGGGGAGCTGCGGCCCCGGCTGCAGACCGGGGACGATGGCGCCGCGCCGGTTTTAGAACAGGGCAGACGCCCCGTGGTGGTGGCGGTGGGCGGCGGCCTGAAGGACAAGGCCGACCTTGCGCTGTTTGAACAGCTGGCCCAAAAGCTGGACGCGGACCTGATGTGCTCCCGAGTGCTGGTGGAGCGGGGCTTTCTGCCCCAGGGAAGACAGATCGGACTCAGCGGCAGCGCCATCTCGGCAGAGCTGCTGCTGTGCTTTGGCATATCCGGCTCCGTCCAGTTTTTATCGGGTGTTAAGGGCGTTAAGCGCCTTTGCGCGGTCAATGAGGATCGGGAGGCTGAGATCATGAAAAACGCGGATTATCCGGTGCTGGGCGACCTGTACGGTGTGGCCCGGGCCATGCTTGCGGCAGCGGGCGATTGA
- a CDS encoding YhfZ family protein, translating to MKPTFYKKTGLATINIARDFYTMQAGDRVPTIAEYTQRFEVSRGIVQKAIATLEEDACIQTQKNGVKGTFVTGIDYEKLYPYTNWGSLTGTMPVPMTISFSSLTTAICEEMEKSPFPFSFAYVTGSEKRLAALKEMIYDFIIVSKSSAERYLSENDFLERAIELTGCVYSEPYVLYFLDDQKTEIEDGMRMAVDCNSIDQYTISQKLCEGKDVAFVQTPYASFSELLVKKNVDCFIYRRDGWYNNFQPDLNQRVVELPGYPLEEVTTPVILVNRENYGFKKLLCQYITVEKTHEIQEKVISGECAVKFF from the coding sequence ATGAAGCCAACCTTTTATAAAAAAACAGGACTCGCCACCATTAACATCGCGCGGGATTTTTACACCATGCAGGCCGGCGACCGGGTGCCGACCATCGCGGAGTACACCCAGCGCTTTGAGGTGTCCCGCGGTATTGTCCAGAAAGCCATTGCCACTCTGGAAGAGGACGCGTGTATCCAAACGCAGAAGAACGGGGTCAAGGGCACCTTCGTGACCGGAATTGACTATGAAAAGCTCTACCCTTATACCAACTGGGGATCGCTGACCGGTACCATGCCTGTGCCCATGACCATCTCTTTTTCAAGCCTGACCACAGCCATCTGTGAGGAGATGGAGAAGAGCCCCTTTCCCTTCTCCTTTGCCTATGTCACAGGCTCCGAAAAGCGTCTGGCAGCCCTTAAGGAGATGATTTATGACTTTATCATTGTGTCCAAGAGCTCGGCAGAGCGCTACCTGAGCGAAAATGATTTTCTGGAAAGGGCCATCGAGCTGACCGGCTGTGTCTATTCCGAGCCCTATGTGCTGTACTTTCTGGATGACCAGAAAACAGAGATTGAGGACGGCATGCGCATGGCGGTGGATTGTAACAGCATTGACCAGTACACCATTTCCCAGAAGCTGTGTGAGGGAAAGGATGTGGCGTTTGTCCAGACGCCTTATGCCAGCTTCAGCGAGCTGCTTGTCAAGAAAAATGTGGACTGCTTTATCTACCGGCGGGACGGCTGGTACAACAATTTTCAGCCTGACCTCAACCAGCGGGTTGTGGAGCTGCCCGGCTATCCCCTGGAGGAAGTGACCACCCCGGTGATTTTGGTCAACCGTGAAAATTACGGCTTTAAAAAGCTCCTCTGCCAGTACATCACAGTGGAGAAGACCCATGAAATTCAGGAAAAAGTGATCTCCGGCGAATGTGCTGTCAAGTTTTTTTAG
- a CDS encoding alpha/beta fold hydrolase yields the protein MKIILFTFIALVILLTLTIIIGKIINTQKYKIRSETSVQKSTFVPIGGIEQYLQIRGQDRANPVILVLHGGPGSNMAYYSYGWQAALEQTYTIVHWDQRGCGNTYYRNQAAEKPTLDLLLSDLDELVDYIRSDFNQEKIILMGHSWGTFLGAIYSGEHPEKTAAYLSVSQMLDFRKSEQVSAQEAIRLADFTGRAQDAQKINEMLENILVCQKFGLPEATVFLKLRQLKEKYLPPQYSGRMGSLRLFSPYMTFSDLKWMVSFKRLIETNSALYSALLSEGQVSLYDRTLKYKIPVIMVAGNLDWTTPYSMTADYYNAVSAPAKELITIENTGHIPFADRPEEFSEAVLKALGRVL from the coding sequence ATGAAAATAATTCTGTTCACATTTATTGCCCTGGTCATTCTGCTCACATTGACAATCATAATCGGAAAAATTATCAATACTCAAAAATACAAAATCCGCTCGGAGACAAGTGTGCAAAAATCCACCTTTGTACCCATCGGCGGAATTGAGCAGTATCTGCAAATACGCGGTCAGGATCGCGCCAATCCGGTTATCCTTGTACTTCATGGCGGCCCGGGCAGTAATATGGCCTATTACTCCTATGGCTGGCAAGCCGCTCTGGAGCAGACGTACACAATCGTCCACTGGGACCAGCGGGGCTGCGGGAACACCTATTACCGCAATCAGGCCGCCGAAAAGCCGACTCTGGATTTATTGCTTTCAGACCTGGACGAGCTGGTGGACTATATCCGGTCAGACTTTAACCAAGAAAAAATCATTCTTATGGGACATTCCTGGGGAACCTTTCTCGGCGCGATCTACTCAGGCGAGCACCCGGAAAAAACAGCCGCCTACCTGTCTGTAAGCCAGATGCTGGATTTCAGGAAATCTGAGCAGGTATCCGCTCAGGAGGCCATACGTCTGGCCGATTTTACGGGCAGAGCCCAGGATGCGCAGAAAATAAACGAGATGCTCGAGAACATTCTAGTCTGTCAGAAATTCGGTCTGCCAGAGGCTACTGTCTTCCTGAAGCTCCGGCAGCTTAAGGAAAAGTATCTGCCGCCCCAGTACAGCGGCAGGATGGGTTCACTGCGTTTGTTTTCCCCCTATATGACCTTTAGCGATTTAAAATGGATGGTCAGCTTTAAAAGGCTTATCGAGACAAACAGTGCGCTCTACAGCGCACTGCTGTCTGAGGGGCAGGTCTCATTGTATGACCGCACACTAAAATATAAGATCCCGGTGATAATGGTAGCGGGGAACCTTGACTGGACGACGCCGTACAGTATGACAGCCGATTACTACAACGCAGTCTCCGCGCCGGCTAAGGAATTGATCACCATTGAGAACACAGGGCATATTCCATTTGCTGACAGGCCCGAAGAATTTTCGGAGGCCGTATTAAAAGCGCTGGGCCGTGTGTTATAA
- a CDS encoding PadR family transcriptional regulator → MIFQLGSALLDACVLAVLSEEDAYGYSLTQRVKSVLDISESTLYPVLRRLQKEKHLATYDKPFQGRNRRYYAITESGRAKLEEYREEWDIYKEKIDSLLIGGGENES, encoded by the coding sequence ATGATTTTTCAATTAGGCTCCGCACTTCTGGACGCCTGTGTGCTGGCTGTGCTCTCAGAGGAGGACGCTTACGGCTACAGCCTGACACAGCGGGTTAAGAGTGTGCTGGATATTTCAGAATCCACCCTTTACCCGGTGCTCAGGCGTCTGCAAAAGGAAAAGCACCTGGCCACCTACGATAAGCCCTTTCAGGGGCGTAATCGCCGCTATTACGCCATTACGGAAAGCGGAAGGGCCAAGTTGGAAGAATACCGGGAAGAGTGGGATATTTACAAGGAAAAAATAGATTCGCTTCTGATAGGAGGTGGCGAGAATGAATCGTGA
- a CDS encoding DUF1700 domain-containing protein gives MNREEYMAALEKHLRKLPRDEMENALVYYNEYFDDAGPENEDRVIGELGSPAKLAAQLRSEYALKGNEQEKKKMPVVLVVILSIFAAPIALPLVIVAAALVFVLMVVVFSFLFAFVVTAAALVLGGFLWMVIGLVLIFQSPEATVFYVGSGAFALGLGILLGVGMYRLIPWVINGFKRMAEAILEWRKNA, from the coding sequence ATGAATCGTGAAGAGTATATGGCAGCGCTGGAAAAGCACTTGAGAAAGCTGCCAAGGGATGAAATGGAAAACGCCCTGGTGTATTATAATGAATATTTTGATGACGCCGGACCGGAAAATGAGGACAGGGTCATCGGAGAGCTGGGCTCGCCGGCCAAGCTGGCCGCGCAGCTGCGCAGCGAGTATGCCCTGAAGGGAAATGAGCAGGAGAAAAAGAAAATGCCTGTGGTGCTGGTTGTGATCTTATCCATCTTCGCGGCCCCCATTGCCCTGCCGCTGGTCATTGTGGCCGCGGCTTTGGTATTTGTGCTGATGGTCGTGGTTTTCAGTTTCCTGTTCGCCTTTGTGGTGACAGCGGCGGCTCTGGTTTTAGGCGGCTTTCTCTGGATGGTGATCGGGCTGGTTCTGATCTTCCAGAGCCCGGAAGCCACCGTGTTTTATGTGGGCAGCGGCGCCTTTGCCCTCGGGCTCGGCATTTTGCTGGGCGTGGGCATGTACCGGCTCATCCCCTGGGTCATCAATGGCTTTAAACGGATGGCGGAAGCTATTTTGGAATGGAGGAAAAACGCATGA
- a CDS encoding DUF4097 family beta strand repeat-containing protein, with amino-acid sequence MKFDSKKLLKIGGILTAGGLLLAGVGMLLGGMTSTYIDGKGIHVMKYEEKKLEYQKIPGKIENLDIDFSLADLEIILADENAIEAVYYEDSAKPEIHQDGNTTTITSKSQEENRVVFMGVGNLYGNSKIKVYLDKKETGQSLDAKVDNGKIQFNGPRAFKALSLQNHLGSVDMASVKADSVYIKLDNGDLDVSDVESKSFTVENHLGKIKAANIRADEGSIKNDNGKITLTDSTYTMLTAEDHLGDIIGEGLNIKGGQFKNDNGKISLSGAIEGAINVTAHLGDVNIKTSIPRETAGYQLSTSLGKVEVDGAKYEEAVRDENQSGTSRFVINNNNGDIRLDFGQQ; translated from the coding sequence ATGAAATTCGATTCGAAAAAGCTCTTGAAAATTGGCGGGATTCTGACAGCCGGCGGACTTTTGCTCGCTGGGGTCGGCATGCTCCTCGGCGGCATGACCTCCACCTATATCGACGGCAAGGGAATCCATGTGATGAAATATGAGGAGAAAAAGCTGGAATACCAGAAGATCCCCGGTAAAATAGAGAACCTTGACATTGATTTTTCACTGGCAGACCTGGAAATAATCCTGGCCGATGAAAACGCCATTGAGGCCGTCTACTATGAGGACTCTGCAAAGCCTGAGATCCATCAGGACGGGAACACCACCACCATCACCAGCAAGAGCCAGGAAGAAAACCGCGTGGTTTTTATGGGCGTCGGCAACCTTTACGGCAATTCAAAAATCAAGGTTTACCTGGACAAAAAGGAAACAGGCCAGTCTCTGGACGCCAAGGTGGATAATGGCAAGATCCAGTTTAACGGCCCCAGGGCCTTTAAGGCACTGTCGCTTCAGAACCATCTGGGCAGTGTGGACATGGCCTCTGTCAAAGCAGACAGCGTGTATATAAAGCTGGACAATGGTGATCTGGACGTGAGTGATGTTGAGTCCAAAAGCTTTACAGTAGAGAACCATCTCGGGAAAATAAAGGCGGCCAATATCCGCGCCGATGAGGGAAGCATTAAAAACGACAATGGAAAAATCACCCTGACAGACAGCACCTATACCATGCTGACCGCGGAAGACCACCTTGGCGATATTATCGGCGAGGGGTTAAACATCAAGGGCGGCCAGTTTAAAAACGACAACGGCAAGATCAGCCTGAGCGGCGCCATTGAGGGAGCGATCAACGTGACGGCCCATCTGGGCGACGTGAACATCAAGACCAGTATCCCCCGGGAGACAGCCGGCTACCAGCTGAGCACCAGCCTGGGCAAGGTTGAGGTCGACGGCGCAAAATATGAAGAGGCAGTCCGGGATGAAAACCAGAGCGGTACCAGCCGCTTTGTCATCAACAATAACAACGGCGATATTCGTCTGGATTTCGGACAGCAGTAA
- a CDS encoding TatD family nuclease-associated radical SAM protein, with product MSKMIHVLTYLIIGTLAVKWYNFNIKDRSEAYMVITYETESTAYKDKNALYVNATNRCNNRCVFCHRFNREEEASRMDELWLEREPTVEEILSDIRARDMAKYDEVVFCGYGEPTCRLKDILAIARVLKQEYGVAVRLNTNGLADTLYGEDVTPWLAGLVDVVSVSLNAPDAEEYNALCRPQAEDAFEHMLRFAKNAARFAKVYMTIIDTMSEEGQTACLRIAEESGASLKVRHYLR from the coding sequence ATGTCAAAAATGATCCATGTTCTGACATATTTGATCATAGGAACCTTAGCCGTAAAATGGTATAATTTTAACATCAAAGACAGGAGTGAAGCTTACATGGTCATTACCTATGAAACAGAGAGTACGGCCTATAAAGATAAAAATGCACTGTACGTGAACGCCACCAACCGCTGCAATAACCGCTGCGTGTTCTGCCACCGGTTTAACCGGGAGGAGGAGGCCAGCCGTATGGACGAGCTGTGGCTTGAGCGGGAGCCGACAGTGGAGGAAATTCTATCCGATATCCGCGCGCGGGATATGGCAAAGTATGACGAGGTCGTCTTTTGCGGCTACGGAGAGCCGACCTGCCGCCTGAAGGACATTCTTGCGATCGCGCGGGTGCTGAAGCAGGAATACGGCGTGGCAGTCCGGCTGAACACCAACGGCCTGGCCGACACCCTGTACGGTGAGGATGTCACCCCCTGGCTGGCCGGCCTGGTGGACGTGGTATCTGTGAGCCTGAATGCGCCAGACGCAGAGGAATACAACGCCCTGTGCCGCCCCCAGGCAGAGGACGCCTTTGAGCACATGCTCCGCTTCGCGAAAAACGCCGCGCGTTTTGCCAAGGTCTATATGACCATTATCGACACCATGAGCGAGGAGGGCCAGACCGCCTGCCTGCGGATCGCGGAGGAATCCGGCGCATCGCTTAAGGTACGCCACTACCTGCGGTGA
- a CDS encoding histidine kinase translates to MAVQVMEWGYIDWKHVKTENNPRQNMNIGIVVIEPGRHLAEHVHYGQEQLLYVLQGRGIYYINGERIEPEPGQIFYMEAGSSHEVYNPTDGQIRELLVSNPVYGAEEISIDTLVNLGAPSDDTLYAAVEGVRQQSIDPLNLPLTIYDTAGKTVLQTSCFPDYCTEHCNPLANSGCPCRGMGQSNLSEPWEYRQFVCPYGLTLYQQPIVHENRCIGVIQGGYILLSTMKSEGKTSDRTEELYDTPESTALSIRMLLRRIAEHIVSFCVFSDARRVLEAKERDIDDAQQYSKRLEKNLKAAQNIVTDLRINHHFLFNTLNCMAGMALDKDAEELYDAIIDLSKMFRYTTKTKEQFVPFSHEAAYLKTYLKLQKLRYEDSLQVDIKINAQLDDWLVPFNFLQPIAENAFTHGFDTNNLKRRLSITAQPSGSKVLISIYNNGAVIDYGTLNRINDSLPSGSEHGLSLIYAKLKMRFGPDFSMNVYSDERIGTWIILELPYSYQKEVENDD, encoded by the coding sequence ATGGCGGTTCAGGTAATGGAGTGGGGTTATATAGACTGGAAACATGTCAAGACAGAGAATAACCCAAGACAAAATATGAATATTGGCATTGTGGTGATCGAGCCCGGCAGACATCTGGCCGAGCATGTGCATTACGGGCAGGAGCAGCTGCTTTACGTGCTGCAGGGCAGGGGCATTTACTACATCAACGGTGAGCGCATCGAGCCTGAGCCCGGGCAGATCTTCTATATGGAGGCCGGAAGCTCCCATGAGGTTTACAACCCCACCGACGGGCAGATAAGGGAGCTGCTGGTCTCCAACCCCGTATACGGCGCAGAGGAGATCTCCATCGATACCCTGGTAAACCTGGGAGCGCCGTCAGACGATACCCTGTACGCGGCTGTGGAGGGCGTGCGCCAGCAGTCCATCGACCCGCTCAACCTGCCCCTGACCATCTACGACACTGCGGGCAAGACGGTGCTGCAGACCAGCTGTTTTCCGGATTATTGCACAGAGCACTGCAACCCGCTGGCCAACAGTGGCTGTCCCTGCCGCGGCATGGGGCAGTCAAACCTGAGCGAGCCCTGGGAATACCGCCAGTTTGTCTGCCCCTACGGCCTGACCCTGTACCAGCAGCCCATCGTGCATGAAAACCGGTGCATCGGTGTGATTCAGGGCGGTTATATCCTGCTGTCCACCATGAAAAGCGAGGGCAAGACCAGCGACCGCACCGAGGAGCTGTACGATACGCCGGAGAGCACAGCCCTGAGCATCCGCATGCTGCTCAGGAGGATTGCCGAGCATATTGTGAGTTTCTGCGTGTTCAGTGATGCCCGCAGGGTGCTGGAGGCCAAGGAGCGGGATATTGACGACGCCCAGCAATACAGCAAACGCCTGGAGAAAAACCTCAAGGCCGCCCAGAATATCGTGACCGACCTGCGCATCAACCACCATTTCCTGTTCAACACCCTGAACTGCATGGCGGGCATGGCGCTGGATAAGGACGCCGAGGAGCTGTACGATGCCATCATCGACCTGTCCAAGATGTTCCGCTACACCACCAAGACCAAGGAGCAGTTTGTGCCCTTCAGCCATGAGGCGGCCTACCTGAAAACCTACCTGAAGCTCCAGAAGCTGCGCTACGAGGACAGCCTTCAGGTTGACATCAAAATCAATGCCCAGCTCGACGACTGGCTGGTGCCCTTTAACTTTCTGCAGCCCATCGCCGAGAATGCCTTCACCCACGGCTTTGACACCAACAACCTGAAAAGACGGCTGTCCATCACCGCGCAGCCCAGCGGCAGCAAGGTGCTGATTTCCATTTATAACAACGGCGCGGTCATTGATTACGGCACCCTGAACCGTATAAACGACAGCCTGCCCTCGGGCAGCGAGCATGGCCTGTCGCTGATCTACGCCAAGCTGAAAATGCGCTTCGGCCCGGATTTTTCAATGAATGTGTATTCCGATGAGCGCATTGGGACATGGATTATTCTGGAATTACCCTACTCATATCAGAAAGAAGTGGAGAACGATGATTAA
- a CDS encoding response regulator transcription factor, producing the protein MIKVVIADDEKAVSKIIQHFIEREKLPLQVEGIALDGESALQMIRKKEPDLVFLDIKMPLMDGFEVMEALEALQMDVKIVVITAYESFEYAQRALRMGARDIILKPIEYEQFTQALLRSVGWNFTGNDLVNQVLEYIHTHFSDKIELQLLSEQFHVTASYLSKQFKRYVDTNLISYVNKIRIEHAVDLLKNGSYSIQEVAKQAGYENVNYFYKKFKEQTGHMPSDYLKK; encoded by the coding sequence ATGATTAAAGTGGTTATCGCGGACGATGAAAAGGCCGTTTCAAAGATTATACAGCATTTTATTGAGCGGGAGAAGCTGCCGCTTCAGGTTGAGGGCATTGCCCTTGACGGAGAGAGCGCTCTGCAGATGATCCGCAAAAAGGAGCCGGATCTGGTTTTTCTGGACATCAAGATGCCCCTCATGGACGGCTTTGAGGTCATGGAAGCTCTGGAGGCCCTTCAGATGGATGTAAAGATTGTGGTCATCACCGCTTACGAGTCCTTCGAGTATGCCCAGCGGGCCCTGCGCATGGGCGCCAGGGACATCATCCTCAAGCCCATCGAGTACGAGCAGTTTACCCAGGCCCTGCTCCGGTCTGTGGGATGGAATTTTACAGGCAATGATCTGGTCAATCAGGTGCTGGAGTACATCCACACCCATTTCAGCGATAAGATTGAGCTACAGCTGCTGTCGGAGCAGTTTCACGTAACGGCCAGCTACCTGTCCAAACAGTTTAAGCGCTATGTGGATACCAACCTCATCAGCTATGTGAATAAAATCCGGATTGAGCATGCGGTCGACCTGCTGAAGAACGGATCCTACAGTATACAGGAGGTGGCCAAACAGGCAGGCTATGAGAATGTAAATTATTTTTATAAAAAGTTCAAGGAGCAGACCGGGCACATGCCGTCAGATTATCTGAAAAAATAA
- the glyA gene encoding serine hydroxymethyltransferase, translated as MLKTTRVLDPEVYSIVEAELDRQEHNIEMIASESTAPTPVMELSGCVFTNKTEEGQPGNRFQAGSEQADAIESLACRRALELYGAEYVNLQPYSGSTANYCVFNAVLNPGDKILSMRLDQGGHLTHGSPVNFLRKVYEYDFYGVDKETEIIDYDALEDQAMAYKPKLLITGASSYPRLIDYERMAKIAKNCGAILMNDMAHIAGLVGAKVIPSPIPHCDFVSSSTTKTFCGPRAGMVFCKKEYEKALNKSVFPGTLGSIHLNTIAAKAYSFKYIGTPAFREIMERVVRNAKTLAEELQSYGFRIISGGTDNHIVMVDLRPKSLTGKSFEQALEYVGITVNKNMIPFDEESPFVCSGVRIGLTSTAQRGLEEDAIKEIAEIMDKVAKDPENRANLDACKAQARALISRYPLYPAGYFED; from the coding sequence ATGTTAAAAACAACAAGGGTACTGGACCCGGAAGTCTATTCCATCGTAGAGGCAGAGCTTGACCGTCAGGAGCACAACATCGAAATGATCGCGTCTGAGAGCACCGCGCCCACGCCAGTTATGGAGCTGAGTGGCTGTGTCTTCACCAACAAGACTGAAGAAGGGCAGCCGGGAAACCGCTTCCAGGCTGGCTCCGAACAGGCGGACGCCATTGAAAGCCTGGCCTGCCGCCGCGCGCTGGAGCTTTACGGCGCCGAGTATGTTAATTTACAGCCCTACTCCGGATCAACCGCTAACTACTGCGTATTTAACGCAGTGCTGAACCCAGGCGATAAAATCTTGAGCATGCGCCTGGACCAGGGCGGCCATCTGACCCATGGCTCCCCGGTAAATTTCCTGCGAAAGGTTTATGAATATGACTTTTACGGGGTTGATAAGGAGACCGAGATCATCGACTATGACGCTCTGGAGGATCAGGCCATGGCCTATAAGCCAAAGCTTTTAATCACCGGCGCCAGCTCTTACCCGAGACTCATCGACTATGAGCGCATGGCCAAGATCGCCAAGAACTGCGGCGCGATTTTGATGAACGACATGGCTCACATCGCGGGCCTGGTCGGGGCCAAGGTTATCCCAAGCCCGATCCCGCACTGCGATTTTGTCTCCTCCTCCACCACCAAAACCTTCTGCGGCCCGCGCGCCGGTATGGTCTTCTGCAAGAAGGAATACGAAAAGGCTCTGAACAAATCCGTATTCCCGGGGACTCTGGGCTCCATCCATCTGAACACCATTGCCGCCAAGGCCTATTCCTTCAAATATATCGGCACACCAGCGTTCAGGGAAATCATGGAACGTGTTGTCCGCAACGCCAAAACCCTGGCTGAGGAGCTTCAGAGCTACGGCTTCCGCATCATCAGCGGCGGCACTGACAACCATATCGTCATGGTTGATTTAAGACCAAAAAGCCTGACAGGAAAGAGTTTTGAGCAGGCGCTGGAATACGTGGGCATTACGGTGAATAAGAACATGATTCCCTTTGACGAGGAAAGCCCCTTTGTGTGCAGCGGCGTAAGAATCGGGCTGACCTCCACCGCCCAGCGCGGCCTGGAGGAGGACGCCATCAAAGAAATTGCTGAGATTATGGACAAGGTCGCAAAGGACCCTGAAAACAGGGCGAATCTGGACGCCTGTAAGGCACAGGCCCGGGCATTGATTTCCAGATACCCGCTGTACCCGGCCGGCTATTTTGAGGATTAA